The following are encoded in a window of Gammaproteobacteria bacterium genomic DNA:
- a CDS encoding DUF4212 domain-containing protein, translating to MENDQSNRGGNHGSNRGGGNHSSYWRENIRTIVICMAVWFVVSYGFGILFADLLDRIRFFGFKLGFWFAQQGSIYVFLALVVFYARRMNMLDRKHNVDETE from the coding sequence ATGGAAAACGATCAAAGCAATCGCGGCGGCAATCACGGCAGCAATCGCGGCGGCGGCAATCACAGCTCTTACTGGCGCGAAAATATTCGCACCATCGTTATCTGCATGGCGGTCTGGTTCGTCGTCTCTTACGGCTTCGGCATCTTGTTCGCGGACCTGCTGGACCGGATCCGGTTTTTCGGTTTTAAGCTGGGATTCTGGTTCGCGCAACAAGGTTCGATTTACGTGTTCCTCGCGCTCGTCGTGTTCTACGCGCGGCGCATGAATATGCTGGACCGCAAGCATAACGTGGACGAAACGGAATAA